The Flavobacterium johnsoniae genomic sequence TTGAACCCATTGCGTATTCAAGAATTAGCCCCCATCCAATTATCCAGGCAAAAACTTCTCCAATTGTACCGTAAGCATATGCATAAGCAGATCCTTCGACAGGCAAAATAGAAGCAAATTCAGAATAGCAGAGAGCTGCAAATACACAGGCAATACCTGCAATAATAAACGAAATTGCTAATGCTGGACCTGCATGATAATAAGCCCCAGTACCTGTAAGAACAAAAATTCCCCCACCGATAATGGCACCAACACCAATGGCAGTAAGACTCCATTTTCCTAGGACTCTCTTTAAATCACTTTTTTTCATATCGGCCTCAAAGGCAGATATTGGTTTAACTCTCCAAATTGACATACTATTTTATTGGTTTATTTGTTATTAAGTGCCAAATGTATTGTTTTTTGTAAAAAATAAAAACATTTATCATGTTTTAAGTTATAAAAACTTTATTTTTTTTACAGTACTCTCAAGAATATTTCTTTATGGGTTGACATTCATTAAATTAATTGCTTATTTATAAAACATTTAATAATTTTTTAAAAACTACTTTTCTTACTAATATTATCGATATATTTGAAAGTTTTTTCTTTCTTTTTAATTTAGCTTTAAATTTAAAGTTTATTTAGTATAATGAATTTCAGGTATTTCAGCAGATATTTCCATTTTTCAAAACAACAGCGAATAGGTATTTTTATTCTCTTTGCTATAATGATCGGATTGCAGGTTTTTTATTTATTGTCTGATTTTGAGGTTTTAGATGTAGAAGACTCCAATAAAGACAATTGGCTGGCTTATCAATCAGAAATTGATAAAGAGAAATTGGATGGTGAAAATAAGAAAACGACCAATTATCTGTTTAATCCAAATTTTATTTCTGATTATAAAGGCTATAAACTCGGAATGACTGTTGAAGAGATTGATCGATTAATGGCATTTCGCAAAGAGAATAAATTTGTAAACTCTGCAGATGAGTTTCAAAAAGTTACGGGCATCTCAGACTCATTATTAAATAAAATTGCTCCGTTGTTTAAATTTCCGAATTGGATACAGCAAAAAGCGGGTTTAAAGACAAGGCAAGTAAATTTTGTGAAAAATGATTTTACAAAGAAAGCAAAGTTTGAAATATTAGATATAAATCAAGCCAATCAAGAAGATTTAATGAAATTATACGGAATTGGAGAAGGATTGTCTGAAAGAATATTAAAGCAAAAAGAAATTCTCGGCTGTTTTGTGTCGATGGAACAAATGAAAGATATTTGGGGGCTTTCTCCAGAAGTTATAATTGAATTGAATAGTCATTTTAAAGTTGTAATTCCGCCATCGCTGAAGAAAATAAAAGTTAATGATGCATCTTTAAAAGAACTTTCGCAATTTTTTTATTTCAAATATGCTTTAGCAAAACAGATTGTAACTTATAGGAGCATGAATGGAAATTTTGATAATATTGAGGATTTAGCAAAAATTAAAGATTTTCCTGTAGAAAAAGCAAAAATAATTAGTTTATATTTGGAGTTCTAAAAGAAACCAACTCATGAACTTTGATTACAACGAAACACAACTAATGATAGCTCAGTCCATAAAAGACTTTGCAGAAAAAAATATCAAACCTTATATAATGGAATGGGATGAGGCACAAATATTTCCAATCCCTTTATTTAAACAGCTTGGCGAAATGGGCTTTATGGGAGTTCTTGTTCCAGAAGAATATGGAGGGTCGGGTTTGGGTTATCATGAATATGTTACAGTAATAGAAGAAATTTCAAAAGTAGATCCTTCGATAGGCTTATCGGTTGCGGCTCATAATTCTTTGTGTACAAATCATATTTTAACTTTTGGAAACGAAGAACAGAAGAAAAAATGGCTTCCAAAATTAGCTACTGCAGAACATTTAGGGGCATGGGGATTAACGGAGCATAATACAGGTTCTGATGCTGGCGGTATGAATACAACTGCGGTAAAAGACGGAGATCATTGGATAGTAAACGGAGCAAAAAACTTTATTACGCATGCTATTTCGGGTGATATTGCTGTTGTTGTTGTCCGAACTGGTGAAAAAGGGGATTCAAAAGGAATGACTGCTTTTGTGTTTGAAAAGGGAATGCTAGGCTTTTCATCAGGTAAAAAAGAGAATAAATTAGGAATGAGAGCTAGTGAAACAGCGGAATTGGTTTTTGATAATTGCCGTATTCCTGACGCAAACAGATTAGGCGAGGTTGGTCAAGGGTTTATTCAAGCTATGAAAATTTTAGATGGAGGAAGAATTTCTATTGGAGCTTTGTCGCTAGGAATTGCAAAAGGAGCTTATGAAGCGGCGCTTAAATATTCAAAAGAAAGACATCAATTTGGGCAGCCTATCAGTAGTTTTCAAGGAATTTCATTTAAATTAGCCGATATGGCAACAGAAATCGAAGCTTCTGAATTGTTGTTGCACAAAGCGGCATTTTTAAAACAACAACATAAGCCTGTGACAACATCTGGTGCAATGGCAAAAATGTATGCTTCTGAAGCTTGTGTAAAAATTGCAAATGATGCAGTTCAGATTCATGGCGGGTACGGCTATACTAAAGATTTTCCAGTTGAAAAGTTTTATAGAGATTCTAAACTGTGTACTATCGGAGAGGGAACTACCGAAATTCAGAAATTGGTTATCTCTAGAAATTTATTGAAAGAGTAGATTTTGTAAAAAGTAATAAGTTTAAGGTTGAATAAATAAACTGTATCTCGCTTTTTACATCTTAAAATTTTACCAATGAAAATAATTTACAATTTATAACTCATAATCAATAATTAATTTCTATATTTGCAGCCTTAACGAGAGGAGGTGTCTATATTATGTTAATTATACCAATTAAAGACGGAGAAAATATCGATAGAGCATTAAAGCGCTATAAAAGAAAATTTGATAAAACAGGAACTGTTCGTCAATTAAGAGCACGTACTGCTTTTATTAAGCCATCTGTTATCAAAAGAGCACAAATTCAAAAAGCTGCTTACATTCAAGGCTTGAGAGATAGTTTAGAAAGTTAATATTAGCTTTTTAGTAATATAACCGTTAGTGATTAAAATGTTTTAATTTTGATCCTAACGGTTTTTTTTATGCTTAAATTTGAGATATATTATTTTCTATGAAAACGAATAAAGAAGCTTTTTGTGATTATCTGTTGTTGGAGAAAAAATATTCTTCGCACACTGTAGATGCTTATTTGGGAGATTTAACTGCTTTTGAGTTTTTTGTTCA encodes the following:
- a CDS encoding helix-hairpin-helix domain-containing protein produces the protein MNFRYFSRYFHFSKQQRIGIFILFAIMIGLQVFYLLSDFEVLDVEDSNKDNWLAYQSEIDKEKLDGENKKTTNYLFNPNFISDYKGYKLGMTVEEIDRLMAFRKENKFVNSADEFQKVTGISDSLLNKIAPLFKFPNWIQQKAGLKTRQVNFVKNDFTKKAKFEILDINQANQEDLMKLYGIGEGLSERILKQKEILGCFVSMEQMKDIWGLSPEVIIELNSHFKVVIPPSLKKIKVNDASLKELSQFFYFKYALAKQIVTYRSMNGNFDNIEDLAKIKDFPVEKAKIISLYLEF
- a CDS encoding acyl-CoA dehydrogenase family protein, with the translated sequence MNFDYNETQLMIAQSIKDFAEKNIKPYIMEWDEAQIFPIPLFKQLGEMGFMGVLVPEEYGGSGLGYHEYVTVIEEISKVDPSIGLSVAAHNSLCTNHILTFGNEEQKKKWLPKLATAEHLGAWGLTEHNTGSDAGGMNTTAVKDGDHWIVNGAKNFITHAISGDIAVVVVRTGEKGDSKGMTAFVFEKGMLGFSSGKKENKLGMRASETAELVFDNCRIPDANRLGEVGQGFIQAMKILDGGRISIGALSLGIAKGAYEAALKYSKERHQFGQPISSFQGISFKLADMATEIEASELLLHKAAFLKQQHKPVTTSGAMAKMYASEACVKIANDAVQIHGGYGYTKDFPVEKFYRDSKLCTIGEGTTEIQKLVISRNLLKE
- the rpsU gene encoding 30S ribosomal protein S21; protein product: MLIIPIKDGENIDRALKRYKRKFDKTGTVRQLRARTAFIKPSVIKRAQIQKAAYIQGLRDSLES